The following coding sequences lie in one Mesorhizobium sp. DCY119 genomic window:
- a CDS encoding EamA family transporter — protein sequence MSATALSIVLFAALLHASWNALVKAAPDRALTLAAVSAMHALAGILLIAISPSPAVASWPSIAVSTVVHYGYYVLLFQAYRLGDLSQVYPISRGMAPALVAIGTFLMIGETLSPLGWSGLALVTAGIAFLALQRGAGHADGKAVLVAALLGLSIAAYSVADGVGVRFSESPTGYMGWLFLFESPVTLAILASRRRAGVRIDWKIVGIGLVGGLFAVTAYGLVLYAKTIAHIGAVSAVRESSVIIAALIGVVFFRERPWFGRVLAALVVALGVVTLAVSE from the coding sequence GTGTCAGCAACCGCACTGTCGATCGTACTTTTCGCAGCACTTCTTCATGCGAGCTGGAACGCGCTCGTAAAGGCCGCGCCCGATCGCGCGCTCACATTGGCCGCGGTCTCCGCCATGCATGCGCTGGCCGGCATCCTGCTGATCGCGATATCGCCATCGCCTGCCGTTGCGAGCTGGCCTTCGATAGCGGTGTCGACCGTCGTCCACTACGGCTACTATGTCCTGCTGTTCCAGGCCTACCGGCTGGGCGACTTGAGCCAAGTCTATCCGATATCGCGCGGCATGGCGCCCGCACTTGTTGCCATCGGCACCTTTCTGATGATCGGCGAAACGCTGTCGCCGCTCGGCTGGTCGGGCCTCGCACTCGTGACCGCCGGCATTGCTTTCCTGGCGCTGCAACGCGGCGCCGGTCACGCAGACGGCAAGGCAGTTCTCGTCGCTGCGCTGCTAGGTCTCAGCATTGCAGCCTATTCCGTCGCCGACGGCGTCGGGGTTCGATTCTCCGAGAGCCCCACCGGCTATATGGGATGGCTCTTCCTGTTCGAGTCGCCGGTCACCTTGGCGATCCTGGCAAGCCGCCGCAGAGCAGGCGTTCGGATCGATTGGAAAATCGTAGGCATCGGCCTGGTCGGCGGGCTCTTCGCCGTCACCGCCTACGGCCTCGTACTCTACGCCAAGACGATCGCTCACATCGGCGCGGTATCGGCAGTCAGAGAGTCGAGCGTCATCATCGCTGCCCTGATCGGCGTGGTTTTCTTTCGTGAAAGACCATGGTTCGGGCGCGTTCTTGCAGCCCTTGTCGTCGCCCTCGGCGTGGTGACGCTGGCTGTCTCCGAGTAG
- a CDS encoding TIGR03364 family FAD-dependent oxidoreductase codes for MTDMQYDLAVVGAGIVGLAHALAAARRGLRVVVIDRDAQANGASIRNFGLVVVTGQEAGISRQYAERSREVWLSLAGQAGIEILQQGKLVAAQRPEALALLEAFKAGEHGQDCRLLTSDEVTGHQPGLDGSKIVGGLYSPFELRVESREALPKLASFLAERHGVEFRRGVAVSAIAPPVVETSHGPVRAAKIVVCPGDDLATLYPERIGKYGIRRCKLQMLRLANPGHKLRSALVSDLSLLRYAGYAALPEAASLRKTLTSQCSRALDNGVHLIVVQSADGSLVVGDSHHYGQTPDPFASDEVDRLILDEFAALFGGSTPNVLARWTGTYASASDHASFRDEPHEDVRLVMVTSGTGASTGFAIGEETIAEMFG; via the coding sequence ATGACTGACATGCAATATGATCTGGCTGTCGTCGGCGCCGGCATCGTCGGCCTTGCGCATGCGCTCGCTGCCGCGCGCCGCGGCCTGCGCGTCGTCGTCATCGACCGCGATGCACAGGCCAACGGCGCCTCGATCCGCAACTTCGGGCTCGTCGTGGTCACCGGTCAGGAAGCCGGCATTTCGCGCCAATACGCCGAACGGTCGCGCGAGGTATGGCTGAGCCTCGCCGGGCAGGCCGGAATAGAAATCCTCCAGCAGGGCAAACTCGTCGCCGCGCAGCGCCCCGAAGCGCTCGCGCTGCTTGAAGCGTTCAAGGCGGGCGAGCACGGGCAGGATTGCCGGCTGCTGACCAGCGACGAGGTAACTGGCCATCAGCCCGGCCTCGATGGTTCTAAAATCGTCGGTGGCCTCTACAGTCCGTTCGAGCTGCGCGTGGAATCGCGCGAGGCGTTGCCGAAGCTTGCGTCGTTCCTGGCGGAGCGCCACGGCGTCGAATTCCGTCGCGGCGTCGCCGTCTCGGCCATTGCGCCTCCGGTTGTCGAAACCAGCCACGGCCCGGTGCGAGCGGCAAAGATCGTGGTCTGCCCGGGCGACGACCTCGCCACTCTCTATCCGGAGCGCATCGGCAAGTACGGCATCCGGCGCTGCAAGCTGCAGATGCTGCGGCTTGCCAACCCGGGTCACAAGCTGCGCTCGGCGCTGGTCTCGGATCTCAGCCTGCTGCGCTACGCCGGTTATGCGGCGCTGCCTGAGGCTGCGTCGCTGCGAAAGACGCTGACCAGCCAATGTTCCCGGGCGCTCGACAACGGCGTCCATCTGATCGTCGTCCAGAGCGCGGACGGGTCGCTGGTCGTCGGCGATTCCCACCACTATGGCCAAACACCGGACCCCTTCGCTTCCGATGAGGTCGACCGCCTGATCCTCGACGAATTCGCCGCACTTTTCGGGGGATCGACGCCAAATGTGCTCGCGCGCTGGACCGGCACCTACGCTTCCGCATCAGATCATGCGAGCTTCAGGGACGAGCCGCATGAAGACGTGAGGCTGGTGATGGTTACCAGCGGAACCGGCGCCAGCACCGGATTTGCGATTGGTGAAGAAACGATCGCCGAGATGTTCGGTTAG
- a CDS encoding (2Fe-2S)-binding protein: protein MSLSIGLTINGQPRTVALDDPRVTLLDLLRERLDLTGTKKGCDRGQCGACTVLVDGRRINSCLALAASLDGATVTTIEGLAEGDALHPVQAAFIEHDGFQCGFCTPGQIMSAIGLITEGNAGNDPERIRELMSGNICRCGAYQGITEAVLEAQKTLAERNRRDAA, encoded by the coding sequence ATGTCACTCTCCATCGGCCTCACCATCAATGGTCAGCCCCGCACGGTTGCACTCGACGACCCGCGCGTGACGCTGCTTGACCTGTTGCGCGAGCGGCTCGATCTGACCGGCACCAAGAAGGGCTGCGACCGCGGCCAATGCGGTGCCTGCACCGTGCTCGTCGATGGCCGGCGCATCAATTCCTGCCTGGCGCTGGCTGCCAGCCTAGACGGCGCCACCGTCACCACCATCGAGGGGCTTGCCGAGGGCGACGCGCTGCATCCGGTCCAGGCCGCCTTCATCGAGCATGACGGCTTCCAGTGCGGCTTCTGCACGCCCGGCCAGATCATGAGCGCCATCGGCCTCATCACCGAAGGCAATGCCGGAAACGACCCCGAGCGTATCCGTGAATTGATGAGCGGCAATATCTGCCGCTGCGGCGCTTATCAGGGCATCACCGAAGCAGTGCTGGAAGCACAAAAGACCCTCGCAGAACGCAATCGGAGGGACGCGGCATGA
- a CDS encoding xanthine dehydrogenase family protein subunit M yields MNRFDYIRPASVPEAVAAAAVPGSAYLASGTNLLDLMKTGASRPERVIDITRLPGLDRIEWLPDGSVRVGALVRNSDLAYDERFAKTFPVIAEALLSGASAQLRNAATVGGNLMQRTRCAYFHDLAGACNRREPGSGCDALGGENRLQAVLGWSEHCIATHPSDFCVPLAALDAIVEVEGPHGGREIALDALHRLPGATPEQETALLPGELIVALRLPAEATAFSRNARYIKLRERTSYAFAVVSAAAALEVEGGTIRKARIALGGVAAKPWRAREAEALLEGKQATAQAFAEAAHLALAEARPSGDNAFKIELARRIVTRALSLALEGTPQAMPALPASPFPTLSGANHVV; encoded by the coding sequence ATGAACCGTTTCGACTATATCCGCCCGGCCAGCGTGCCGGAAGCCGTCGCAGCCGCGGCCGTTCCCGGATCGGCCTATCTCGCGTCCGGCACCAATCTGCTCGATCTGATGAAGACAGGCGCCTCGCGGCCCGAGCGGGTCATCGACATCACGCGGCTGCCGGGCCTCGACCGCATAGAATGGCTGCCCGACGGCAGCGTTCGCGTCGGCGCGCTGGTCCGCAATTCGGACCTCGCCTATGACGAGCGTTTCGCCAAAACCTTCCCGGTCATAGCCGAAGCGCTGCTTTCAGGCGCTTCCGCGCAACTTCGCAATGCGGCGACTGTTGGCGGCAATCTGATGCAGCGCACGCGCTGCGCCTATTTCCACGACCTCGCCGGCGCCTGCAACCGGCGAGAGCCGGGCTCGGGCTGCGACGCGCTTGGCGGCGAAAACCGCCTGCAGGCGGTGCTTGGCTGGAGCGAGCATTGCATAGCCACCCACCCCTCGGACTTCTGCGTGCCGCTGGCGGCACTGGACGCCATCGTCGAGGTGGAGGGCCCGCATGGCGGCCGAGAGATCGCCCTGGACGCTCTGCACCGGTTGCCCGGCGCGACACCGGAGCAGGAGACAGCGCTTTTGCCCGGCGAACTGATCGTCGCGCTCAGGCTTCCGGCAGAAGCCACTGCCTTCTCGCGCAACGCCCGTTACATCAAACTGCGCGAACGCACCTCCTATGCCTTTGCCGTCGTGTCGGCTGCTGCCGCACTGGAGGTAGAGGGCGGCACGATCCGCAAGGCGCGCATCGCGCTCGGCGGCGTCGCCGCGAAGCCCTGGCGAGCCCGCGAGGCAGAAGCACTGCTCGAGGGAAAACAGGCCACCGCGCAGGCTTTCGCCGAGGCTGCACACCTGGCGCTGGCAGAGGCCCGGCCCTCCGGGGACAACGCCTTCAAGATCGAACTGGCGCGCCGCATCGTCACGCGCGCCTTGAGCCTCGCCTTGGAAGGAACGCCGCAAGCCATGCCCGCGCTGCCGGCTTCGCCCTTCCCCACACTATCCGGAGCGAACCATGTCGTCTGA
- a CDS encoding putative 2-aminoethylphosphonate ABC transporter substrate-binding protein — MKNTASIVIAALAATLSASAAFAETNLTVYTAIEAVDLDRYKAEFEKANPDIKINWVRDSTGVMTAKLLAEKDNPQADVVWGLAATSLLLLKGEGMLEPYAPAGVEKLDPRFVDSTTPPSWTGMDAYVAALCFNTVEAKKLGITAPKSWKDLTKPEYKGHVVMPNPNSSGTGFLDVSAWMQTFGEKDAWAFMDGLHENISAYTHSGSKPCKMAGAGETVIGVSFEFPGAKAKSAGAPIDIIFPEEGSGWEAEATAIIAGTANLDAAKKLVDFSVSKEANEMYNQGYAVLAYPGIAKPVENLPADVASHMIKNDFEWAANNRKAILTEWAKRYDAKSEPKS, encoded by the coding sequence ATGAAGAATACCGCATCCATCGTCATTGCCGCGTTGGCGGCCACTCTCTCGGCATCTGCCGCTTTTGCCGAAACCAACCTCACCGTCTACACCGCGATCGAGGCCGTCGATCTCGACCGTTACAAGGCTGAGTTCGAGAAAGCCAATCCCGACATCAAGATCAACTGGGTTCGCGACTCCACCGGGGTCATGACCGCCAAATTGCTGGCCGAAAAGGATAATCCGCAGGCCGACGTGGTCTGGGGACTGGCGGCAACCTCGCTCCTGCTGCTCAAGGGCGAAGGCATGCTGGAGCCCTACGCCCCTGCCGGCGTGGAAAAACTCGACCCGCGCTTCGTCGACAGCACCACGCCTCCGTCATGGACCGGCATGGACGCCTATGTCGCGGCGCTGTGCTTCAACACCGTCGAGGCCAAGAAGCTCGGCATCACAGCACCTAAGTCCTGGAAGGACCTGACCAAGCCTGAATACAAGGGTCACGTCGTCATGCCGAACCCCAACTCCTCGGGCACCGGCTTCCTCGACGTCTCCGCCTGGATGCAGACCTTCGGCGAGAAGGATGCCTGGGCCTTCATGGACGGCCTGCATGAGAACATCTCGGCCTACACCCATTCCGGCTCCAAGCCTTGCAAGATGGCTGGCGCCGGCGAGACGGTGATCGGCGTTTCCTTCGAGTTCCCCGGCGCCAAGGCCAAGAGCGCCGGCGCGCCGATCGACATCATCTTCCCGGAAGAAGGTTCGGGGTGGGAAGCCGAGGCAACCGCCATCATCGCAGGCACGGCAAACCTCGACGCGGCCAAGAAGCTGGTCGACTTCTCGGTCTCCAAGGAAGCCAACGAGATGTACAATCAAGGCTACGCCGTGCTCGCTTATCCCGGCATTGCCAAGCCGGTTGAAAACCTGCCGGCCGACGTTGCCTCCCACATGATCAAGAACGACTTCGAGTGGGCAGCCAACAACCGCAAGGCGATCCTGACGGAATGGGCCAAGCGCTACGACGCCAAGTCCGAGCCGAAGAGCTGA
- a CDS encoding putative 2-aminoethylphosphonate ABC transporter permease subunit gives MATATLTMPAGRALRPQVSSDDIIKRGLMIVISLYLLVALAAPLYVLLSKSVTTYHFDLDAFEIQRSDETGANFGPAKTAAALNADTHAITPEQLDAGSGDRLSVTGLFPDFSFRSPVKYRIRGMDSAASFLVGSELHRGTDWLELDSNTFRRVSLRPSTATGLDNFVSYFSTPSLTQAIYNSVLMGVITTVLVIAIAFGLAYALNRSQMRLKGFFRLVTTIPILVPSLLPGIALVYLFGNQGLLKEAMMGYSIYGPIGIVVGSVFFTLPHALLIVSTALAIADARHYEAAASLRASKWRTFWTVTVPGARYGIISAAFVVFTMVVTDFGLPKVIGGQYNMLAVDIYKQVIGQQNFEMGAVVSVILLVPAAAAFFVDRLIQKKQVALLSARSVPYQPKPNARFDWMCFAYCAAVALFVLTLIGVCQLAATVKFWPYDLTPTLKNFRFDLVDGGGWGAYANSIKMALLTAIFGTVIVFVGAYMVEKSEGFPLGRTLFQFLAMLPMAVPGMVLGLAYIFFFNNPSNPFNAIYGTMAILVVSTVTHFYTVSHLTALTALKQMDREFEPVAASLKQPFYKLFFRVTVPVSLPAILDISIYLFVNAMTTVSAVVFLYSTHTQLASVAVLNMDDAGDVAPAAAMGMMIFYTNVVARLVHAGISRTLLTRTQAWRRR, from the coding sequence ATGGCCACGGCAACGCTGACCATGCCGGCAGGCCGGGCGTTGCGCCCGCAGGTGTCTTCGGACGACATCATCAAGCGCGGGTTGATGATCGTCATCTCGCTCTATCTTCTGGTGGCGCTGGCCGCGCCCCTCTATGTGCTCCTGTCGAAATCCGTCACGACCTATCACTTCGATCTCGACGCCTTCGAGATCCAGCGCAGCGACGAGACCGGCGCGAATTTCGGCCCGGCCAAGACTGCCGCAGCGCTGAATGCCGACACCCATGCCATAACGCCTGAACAACTCGACGCCGGTTCCGGCGATCGACTTTCGGTGACCGGCCTGTTCCCCGATTTCAGCTTCCGCAGCCCTGTCAAATATCGCATACGCGGCATGGACAGCGCCGCCTCATTCCTTGTCGGCTCGGAACTGCATCGCGGCACCGATTGGCTCGAGCTCGACTCCAACACCTTCCGCCGCGTCTCACTGCGACCGTCGACCGCCACGGGCCTCGACAATTTTGTCAGCTATTTCTCGACGCCATCGCTGACGCAGGCGATCTACAACTCCGTCCTCATGGGCGTGATCACGACGGTGCTTGTCATCGCAATCGCGTTTGGCCTCGCCTATGCGCTGAACCGCAGCCAGATGCGCCTCAAGGGGTTCTTCAGGCTCGTCACGACCATCCCGATCCTCGTGCCGTCGCTGTTGCCCGGCATCGCCCTTGTCTATCTGTTCGGCAACCAGGGCCTGCTGAAGGAAGCCATGATGGGCTATTCCATCTACGGCCCCATCGGCATCGTCGTCGGATCGGTGTTCTTCACTCTGCCCCATGCCCTGCTGATCGTATCCACGGCTCTCGCAATCGCCGACGCCCGTCACTATGAGGCGGCAGCTTCGTTACGAGCCAGCAAATGGCGTACCTTCTGGACCGTCACGGTGCCCGGCGCACGCTACGGCATCATCTCGGCTGCCTTCGTGGTCTTCACCATGGTGGTCACCGATTTCGGCCTGCCCAAGGTCATCGGCGGCCAGTACAACATGCTGGCGGTCGACATCTACAAGCAGGTTATCGGCCAGCAGAATTTCGAGATGGGCGCGGTCGTCTCCGTCATCCTCCTTGTGCCGGCCGCCGCCGCTTTCTTTGTCGACCGCCTGATCCAGAAAAAACAGGTCGCGCTGCTGTCGGCTCGCTCGGTGCCCTATCAGCCCAAGCCCAATGCGCGATTCGACTGGATGTGCTTCGCCTATTGCGCAGCGGTTGCCCTGTTCGTCCTCACCCTGATCGGCGTCTGCCAGCTGGCGGCGACGGTAAAATTCTGGCCCTACGACCTGACGCCGACGCTCAAGAATTTCCGCTTCGACCTGGTCGATGGCGGCGGTTGGGGCGCCTATGCGAATTCGATCAAGATGGCGCTGCTGACGGCGATCTTCGGCACGGTCATCGTCTTCGTCGGCGCCTATATGGTCGAGAAGAGCGAAGGCTTCCCGCTCGGGCGCACGCTGTTCCAGTTCCTCGCCATGCTGCCGATGGCCGTGCCCGGCATGGTCCTCGGCCTCGCCTACATCTTCTTCTTCAACAACCCGTCGAACCCGTTCAACGCGATCTACGGAACGATGGCTATCCTCGTCGTCAGCACCGTGACGCATTTCTACACCGTCTCGCATCTGACCGCACTGACGGCCCTGAAGCAGATGGACCGCGAGTTCGAACCGGTTGCCGCATCGCTCAAACAGCCATTCTACAAGCTGTTCTTCCGCGTCACGGTTCCGGTATCGCTGCCCGCCATTCTCGACATTTCGATCTACCTCTTCGTCAATGCGATGACGACGGTGTCTGCGGTCGTGTTTCTGTATTCCACGCACACGCAGCTTGCCTCGGTCGCCGTTCTCAACATGGACGACGCCGGCGACGTGGCACCCGCCGCGGCCATGGGCATGATGATCTTCTACACGAATGTCGTTGCCCGGCTCGTGCACGCAGGCATATCCCGCACACTCCTGACACGCACCCAGGCATGGCGGCGGCGTTAA
- a CDS encoding putative 2-aminoethylphosphonate ABC transporter ATP-binding protein, translated as MAGKPAYLEIDGLWKAFGEFVALKGVSLSIREGEFVCFLGPSGCGKTTLLRAVAGLDLQTRGTIHQAGKDISTLPPSKRDYGIVFQSYALFPNLTIERNIAFGLENAGRPRAEINARVAELLALVGLASQAKKYPAQLSGGQQQRIALARAMAVAPGLLLLDEPLSALDAKVRVHLRHEIKELQRKLGVTTIMVTHDQEEALSMADRIVVMNHGVIEQIGTPTEIYRQPSTLFVADFIGETNQIPAKVLAGDRLAVEGTELACAPHQLALACDATAVIRPVDIIPHSMSGTDKVGTPENLIEVTVTEMEFLGSFWRTRLSSPRLGSRILIADFSINAVRRLGIAVDGAMRVELPSERLLVFGKAA; from the coding sequence ATGGCCGGGAAGCCGGCCTATCTTGAAATCGACGGCCTGTGGAAGGCATTCGGCGAATTCGTCGCGCTCAAGGGCGTGTCGCTTTCGATCCGGGAAGGCGAATTCGTCTGCTTCCTCGGGCCATCGGGTTGCGGCAAGACCACGCTGCTGCGCGCCGTTGCCGGCCTCGACCTGCAGACGCGCGGAACGATCCATCAGGCCGGCAAGGACATCTCGACCTTGCCGCCGTCGAAACGCGACTACGGCATCGTCTTTCAATCCTACGCGCTGTTCCCCAACCTGACGATCGAACGGAACATAGCCTTCGGCCTGGAGAATGCGGGACGCCCGAGGGCGGAAATCAATGCGCGCGTCGCCGAGCTGCTTGCCCTTGTCGGGCTTGCCAGCCAGGCCAAGAAGTATCCCGCCCAGCTGTCCGGCGGCCAGCAGCAGCGCATCGCGCTGGCGCGCGCCATGGCCGTGGCGCCCGGCCTGCTTCTGCTGGACGAGCCGCTTTCGGCTCTGGACGCCAAGGTGCGGGTGCATCTGCGCCATGAAATCAAGGAACTGCAGCGTAAACTCGGCGTGACGACCATCATGGTGACGCACGACCAGGAAGAAGCGCTGTCGATGGCCGACCGCATCGTGGTGATGAACCACGGCGTCATCGAACAGATCGGCACGCCGACGGAAATCTATCGCCAGCCGTCGACGCTTTTCGTCGCCGATTTCATCGGCGAGACCAACCAGATCCCGGCTAAGGTTCTGGCGGGCGACAGGCTGGCCGTGGAAGGGACCGAACTGGCGTGTGCGCCTCATCAGCTCGCGCTCGCCTGCGACGCAACGGCGGTGATCCGGCCAGTGGACATCATTCCGCATTCCATGAGCGGCACCGACAAGGTCGGAACGCCGGAGAACCTGATCGAGGTGACCGTCACGGAGATGGAATTTCTCGGCAGCTTCTGGCGTACGCGGCTGTCGTCGCCGCGTCTGGGCTCCCGCATCCTGATCGCCGATTTCTCCATCAATGCGGTTCGCCGGCTCGGCATCGCGGTGGATGGCGCGATGCGTGTCGAACTGCCGAGCGAACGCCTGCTCGTCTTCGGAAAGGCTGCCTGA
- a CDS encoding TetR/AcrR family transcriptional regulator produces the protein MGPETAKTRRKPRADSIRNREILLEAATQIFSAGGPQASLEAVARQAGVGIGTLYRHFPTREALFEAVYRHEVDHLGELAELLAHDSDPVEALRKWLHANVRLVATKKGMVEALQLVAHGSSELKAYSFERMSNAIGLLLDRGVAAGEIRSDISPEDLLRTLVGIFYSQGTADWQPAALRLVDVFVDGLRTR, from the coding sequence ATGGGACCTGAGACCGCAAAAACAAGACGCAAGCCGCGCGCGGATTCCATCCGCAATCGCGAAATCCTGCTCGAGGCGGCGACGCAAATCTTCAGCGCCGGCGGTCCGCAGGCGAGCCTGGAGGCGGTTGCGCGGCAGGCGGGTGTGGGGATCGGAACGCTCTATCGCCATTTTCCGACGCGCGAAGCATTGTTCGAAGCGGTCTATCGCCATGAGGTCGATCACCTCGGCGAACTCGCTGAGTTGCTTGCCCACGACAGTGATCCGGTCGAGGCGCTGCGCAAATGGCTGCACGCCAATGTCCGCCTGGTGGCGACCAAAAAGGGTATGGTCGAAGCACTTCAGCTCGTCGCGCACGGTTCGAGCGAACTGAAGGCCTATTCCTTCGAGCGCATGAGCAATGCGATCGGCCTGCTGCTCGATCGCGGGGTTGCGGCAGGAGAAATCCGCTCCGACATTTCGCCGGAAGACCTGTTGCGAACCTTGGTCGGCATTTTCTATTCGCAGGGCACGGCCGACTGGCAGCCGGCAGCGCTGCGCCTGGTCGATGTGTTCGTCGACGGGCTGCGAACGCGTTGA
- the phnY gene encoding phosphonoacetaldehyde dehydrogenase translates to MTKLDPTIKVRHEPMRIAGRHVDADGVVEVRYPWNDTVVGTVPAGGAEHARQAFAIAAAYKPKLTRYERQKILLRTAELLSSRKEEISDLITLELGISKQDSLYEVGRAYDVFTLSGQMCIQDDGQIFSCDLTPHGKARKIFTMREPLNAISAITPFNHPLNMVSHKVAPAIATNNCVVVKPTELTPMTALVLADILYEAGLPPEMLSVVTGWPKDIGDEMITNENIDLITFTGGVPVGKLIASKAGYRRQVLELGGNDPLIILNDLSDDDLAKAADLAVAGATKNSGQRCTAVKRILVQESIADRFVPLVLERARKIRFGDPMDRTTDLGTVVHERAAKLFEDRVHMAAEQGADILYNPGRNGALLPPIVVDRVPHASELVMEETFGPIIPIIRAPDDDDALIALSNSTAFGLSSGVCTNDFRRMQKYIAGLQVGTVNIWEVPGYRIEMSPFGGIKDSGNGYKEGVIEAMKSFTNVKTFSLPW, encoded by the coding sequence TCGACCCCACGATCAAAGTCCGCCACGAGCCGATGCGCATTGCCGGCAGACATGTCGACGCCGACGGCGTCGTCGAGGTGCGCTATCCCTGGAACGACACGGTGGTCGGCACCGTGCCGGCAGGCGGTGCCGAGCATGCCCGGCAGGCCTTCGCGATCGCTGCCGCCTACAAGCCGAAGCTGACCCGCTACGAGCGCCAGAAGATCCTGCTCAGGACGGCAGAGCTGCTGAGCTCCAGGAAGGAAGAAATCTCCGACCTGATCACGCTGGAACTCGGCATCTCCAAGCAGGACTCGCTCTATGAAGTCGGCCGCGCTTATGACGTGTTCACCCTGTCGGGCCAGATGTGCATCCAGGATGACGGCCAGATCTTCTCCTGCGACCTGACCCCGCACGGCAAGGCGCGCAAAATCTTCACCATGCGCGAGCCGCTCAACGCGATCTCGGCGATCACGCCGTTCAACCATCCGCTCAACATGGTCTCGCACAAGGTGGCGCCGGCGATTGCCACCAACAACTGCGTCGTCGTCAAGCCGACCGAGCTGACGCCGATGACGGCACTGGTGCTGGCCGACATTCTCTACGAGGCCGGCCTGCCGCCGGAAATGCTGTCGGTGGTGACCGGCTGGCCGAAGGACATCGGCGACGAGATGATCACCAACGAAAACATCGATCTGATCACCTTCACCGGCGGCGTGCCGGTGGGCAAGCTGATCGCCTCCAAGGCCGGCTACAGGCGCCAGGTGCTGGAACTTGGCGGCAATGACCCCCTGATCATCCTCAACGACCTCTCCGACGACGATCTGGCCAAGGCCGCCGATCTGGCGGTCGCGGGTGCGACCAAGAACTCCGGCCAGCGCTGCACGGCGGTCAAGCGCATCCTTGTCCAGGAAAGCATCGCCGACCGTTTCGTGCCGCTGGTGCTGGAGCGGGCAAGGAAGATCAGGTTCGGCGACCCCATGGACCGCACCACCGATCTCGGCACTGTCGTGCATGAGCGCGCGGCAAAGCTGTTCGAGGACCGCGTCCACATGGCGGCAGAACAAGGCGCCGACATTCTCTACAATCCGGGCCGCAACGGCGCGCTGCTTCCGCCCATCGTCGTCGACCGCGTGCCGCATGCCTCAGAACTCGTCATGGAAGAAACCTTTGGGCCGATCATCCCGATCATCCGCGCCCCCGACGATGACGACGCGCTGATCGCACTCTCCAACTCCACCGCCTTCGGCCTCTCCTCAGGCGTCTGCACCAACGACTTCCGCCGCATGCAGAAATACATAGCAGGCCTTCAGGTCGGCACCGTCAACATCTGGGAAGTCCCGGGATACCGCATAGAGATGAGCCCCTTCGGCGGCATCAAGGATTCAGGCAACGGCTACAAGGAAGGCGTCATCGAAGCCATGAAGAGCTTCACAAACGTCAAGACCTTCTCCCTGCCCTGGTGA